One window of Nostoc sp. C052 genomic DNA carries:
- a CDS encoding alpha/beta fold hydrolase — translation MPVRQTLSKPDIQLSYLEWNQGQEPLLLLHGLGDHALVWSSLGDYLAADYHIVAPDMRGHGQSSKPEIDYSFESAIADLEALMDHLGWTFAHIVSHSWTGKLAAIWARQNPKRLRSIIIVDPIFIWKMPSLFRLTFPMLYRFLPFLKSMGPFPSREEAEQQARQLKQYEGWSYLQQQVFQAGIEQKPDGSWGSKFTIAARDGIFEAVMQVPGFTIPLDTPALFVQPKQGLNRQNWQIQPYKTYLQNLRICQVPGNHWPFLTQPEAFNQTVAAFLAEYR, via the coding sequence ATGCCTGTACGTCAAACTTTATCAAAGCCTGATATCCAACTTTCTTATTTAGAGTGGAATCAAGGCCAAGAACCTTTATTGCTGTTGCATGGGTTAGGCGACCATGCCCTGGTATGGTCTAGTTTAGGAGATTACTTGGCGGCAGACTACCACATCGTTGCGCCAGATATGCGCGGACATGGCCAAAGTAGTAAACCAGAAATAGATTATAGCTTTGAGAGTGCGATCGCAGACCTTGAAGCACTCATGGATCATCTTGGATGGACTTTTGCCCACATTGTAAGTCATTCGTGGACAGGCAAATTAGCCGCCATCTGGGCAAGACAAAACCCAAAGCGTTTACGGAGTATAATTATAGTCGATCCGATTTTCATCTGGAAAATGCCCAGCCTTTTCAGGTTAACTTTTCCAATGTTGTATCGCTTCTTGCCTTTTCTCAAAAGTATGGGCCCCTTCCCTAGTCGTGAAGAAGCCGAACAACAAGCACGGCAATTAAAGCAATATGAAGGATGGAGTTACTTGCAGCAGCAAGTCTTCCAAGCAGGAATAGAACAAAAACCCGATGGGAGTTGGGGCAGCAAATTTACCATAGCTGCCCGTGACGGGATTTTTGAGGCAGTAATGCAAGTGCCCGGTTTTACAATTCCCCTTGACACCCCTGCCCTATTCGTCCAGCCAAAACAAGGACTGAACCGCCAAAATTGGCAAATCCAACCCTATAAAACCTATCTTCAAAACTTACGTATCTGCCAAGTTCCCGGTAATCATTGGCCATTTTTGACACAACCAGAGGCATTTAATCAAACAGTGGCAGCTTTCTTGGCAGAATACAGATAA
- a CDS encoding AarF/ABC1/UbiB kinase family protein, with product MFLTQTVPRQREILEVFLRNGWDYMRRLLTGGKADEPQLPTPAVLKNILVDLGPVYVKLGQLLSTRPDLLSAAYIEELSTLQDEVPPVPWSEIEIILRKELKRPLAETFSTVNPIPVAAGSIAQTHRATLADGREVALKVQRPGIDITVVQDIALIQGIADLVARTEFGQTYEIKSIAEEFTKALEAELDFTREAGFTDQLRRNLSKSRWFDPTQIVVAEINWELTTEKLLVMEWLDGVPFLSADLDSDTNGKDPTVQRKEITTLLFRVFFQQLYIDGFFHADPHPGNLFYLKDGRVALLDCGMVGRLDPRTQQILTEMLLAIVDLDAQRCAQLTLQLADSAQPVILSRLENDYDRMLRKYYNVSLTEMNFSQIIYEILQVARNNKIRLPSNMGLYAKTIANLEGVARTFNPEINLIDEIKPLITDLFRRQLIGDNPVRSLLRTALDLKSLSLQSPRQIELLLDRVTSETLQWNLSLRGLDGVRRTMDDAANRLSFSILVGSLIMGAAIISTRAQTTQLSFLSTILFAVASLLGLWLIISTLRSGRLR from the coding sequence ATGTTCCTCACCCAAACTGTTCCCCGTCAACGAGAAATCCTGGAAGTTTTCCTTCGCAATGGCTGGGACTATATGCGAAGGTTACTTACTGGTGGTAAAGCTGATGAACCGCAGCTACCGACACCTGCGGTTTTAAAAAATATTCTGGTAGACTTGGGGCCAGTTTACGTCAAACTTGGACAGCTACTCTCTACCCGTCCAGATTTACTGAGCGCCGCCTATATTGAGGAACTATCAACTCTTCAAGATGAAGTACCACCAGTTCCTTGGTCAGAAATCGAAATAATCCTCCGCAAAGAATTAAAACGTCCATTAGCAGAAACTTTCAGCACAGTTAACCCGATCCCCGTAGCAGCCGGATCAATTGCCCAGACCCATCGCGCTACACTAGCAGACGGTCGAGAAGTAGCTCTGAAAGTCCAGCGTCCAGGAATTGATATTACTGTTGTCCAAGATATTGCTTTAATTCAAGGTATTGCCGATTTAGTGGCGCGGACTGAGTTTGGGCAAACCTACGAAATCAAATCCATCGCCGAAGAATTTACCAAAGCTCTAGAAGCTGAGTTAGATTTTACACGGGAAGCGGGTTTTACAGACCAACTGCGACGCAACTTATCTAAAAGTCGTTGGTTTGATCCCACACAAATAGTAGTTGCAGAAATTAACTGGGAATTGACCACAGAAAAATTACTGGTGATGGAATGGCTAGATGGAGTGCCATTCCTGTCGGCGGATTTAGATAGTGATACCAATGGTAAAGACCCGACTGTACAGCGTAAAGAAATAACTACTTTGTTATTTCGGGTATTTTTCCAACAACTATATATTGATGGCTTTTTTCATGCCGATCCCCATCCGGGAAACTTGTTTTATCTCAAAGATGGCCGTGTCGCTCTTTTAGACTGTGGCATGGTGGGAAGACTTGATCCCCGCACACAGCAGATATTAACAGAGATGTTGTTAGCGATCGTTGATTTAGATGCTCAGAGGTGCGCTCAGTTAACTTTGCAGCTAGCAGATTCGGCTCAACCAGTTATTTTGTCGCGGCTGGAAAATGATTATGATCGGATGTTACGAAAGTATTACAATGTCAGCTTGACTGAAATGAATTTCAGTCAGATAATTTATGAAATTTTGCAAGTCGCCCGTAATAATAAAATTCGCCTACCGAGCAACATGGGTTTGTATGCCAAAACCATAGCCAACCTAGAGGGAGTGGCGCGGACATTCAACCCAGAGATTAATTTGATTGATGAAATCAAACCATTAATTACAGACTTGTTTCGTCGCCAGTTAATAGGGGATAATCCAGTGCGATCGCTCCTACGGACAGCCTTGGATCTGAAAAGTCTGTCTCTCCAATCTCCTCGCCAAATTGAACTGTTATTAGACCGTGTTACCTCAGAAACCTTACAGTGGAATCTATCACTACGGGGTTTAGATGGCGTGCGGCGCACTATGGACGATGCCGCTAACCGCCTATCTTTTAGTATATTAGTGGGTTCGCTGATTATGGGTGCGGCAATTATTTCCACCAGAGCGCAGACAACCCAGCTATCTTTTTTAAGCACCATCCTGTTTGCAGTCGCTAGTTTGTTGGGTTTGTGGTTAATTATCAGTACACTGCGATCGGGACGTTTACGGTAA
- the yidD gene encoding membrane protein insertion efficiency factor YidD: MDIISFEPLAKTMAIDSITAYQKYISPSKGFSCSHRLLHGGDSCSNYVKRMLSEQKLQEAVQSSIKRFQDCAAASKTLTSTKARADFRCIVIPCCLPF; the protein is encoded by the coding sequence ATGGACATTATTAGCTTTGAGCCTCTCGCCAAGACAATGGCCATCGATTCTATTACTGCGTATCAAAAATATATTTCTCCCTCCAAAGGATTTTCTTGTTCCCATCGCTTATTACACGGCGGGGATTCCTGCTCTAATTACGTCAAAAGGATGCTGAGTGAACAGAAGCTCCAAGAAGCCGTACAATCATCCATAAAAAGATTTCAAGACTGTGCCGCAGCTAGCAAGACTTTAACAAGCACCAAAGCTAGAGCCGATTTCCGTTGTATTGTTATCCCCTGCTGCTTACCTTTTTAA
- a CDS encoding mannose-1-phosphate guanylyltransferase, which produces MNTLLFPVILAGGKGERFWPLSRKERPKQFLSLDGSSRSLLQATADRLLALGGSWDTLWVITSSQIAEGVRQQLPDLPVENLLIESEGRDTAAAVAWTSLEIKQRYGEDAVIGFFPADHWIADQKAFAHTLSAATQLAASTAAIVTLGIKPTFPSTGYGYIEQGEKIGSFNELPAYHVNRFTEKPDRETAETFLSTERFSWNSGMFVFRSGVVLKELHTHAPEIIEPLEQHGPDIYPQLPKKSIDYALMEKTTLAYVLPVDFGWDDLGDWNAIERLLKTEDTPNVELATHIGLDTQGAIIYASNPEDVVVTIGLEDVVIVRDRNVTLVVKKERTQEIKQILKILQSDSRFTDLL; this is translated from the coding sequence TACTTTATTGTTCCCCGTGATCCTTGCTGGTGGTAAAGGTGAACGTTTTTGGCCCCTGAGTCGCAAAGAACGACCCAAGCAATTTTTAAGTCTTGATGGTAGCTCTAGAAGCTTATTACAAGCAACCGCCGATCGCTTGTTAGCACTCGGAGGAAGTTGGGATACCTTGTGGGTCATAACTTCTAGTCAGATAGCTGAAGGGGTAAGACAACAATTACCTGATCTACCAGTTGAAAACTTATTGATCGAGTCCGAAGGAAGAGACACTGCCGCAGCCGTTGCTTGGACAAGTTTAGAAATCAAACAGCGCTATGGAGAAGACGCTGTGATTGGCTTTTTCCCTGCTGACCACTGGATTGCTGACCAAAAGGCGTTTGCACACACATTAAGCGCGGCTACGCAACTGGCAGCAAGCACAGCAGCGATCGTTACACTGGGGATCAAGCCTACTTTTCCATCAACCGGTTACGGCTACATTGAGCAAGGTGAAAAAATAGGTAGCTTTAATGAGTTGCCAGCTTATCACGTGAACCGCTTTACTGAAAAGCCCGACCGGGAAACGGCAGAAACTTTTTTATCTACGGAACGTTTTAGCTGGAATAGTGGAATGTTCGTTTTTCGGTCAGGGGTTGTTCTCAAAGAACTACATACCCATGCTCCAGAAATTATCGAACCTTTAGAACAACATGGCCCTGATATCTATCCCCAGTTGCCTAAGAAGAGTATAGACTATGCGTTAATGGAAAAGACAACTCTAGCATACGTTTTGCCAGTTGATTTTGGTTGGGATGATTTAGGAGATTGGAATGCGATCGAACGCTTACTGAAGACAGAGGACACTCCCAATGTGGAACTCGCTACCCACATAGGGCTGGATACCCAGGGGGCGATTATTTATGCCTCAAATCCAGAGGATGTAGTTGTTACTATTGGTTTAGAGGACGTGGTGATTGTGCGCGATCGCAATGTCACCCTCGTTGTAAAAAAAGAACGTACCCAGGAAATCAAGCAGATCCTTAAAATTCTCCAAAGCGATTCCCGATTTACCGACCTGCTATAA
- a CDS encoding ABC-2 family transporter protein: MKQIIRKALTLLLVYYAYMVEYRAELILWVLAGSLPIILMGVWIQAAQGGQFGLSPVDFARYFITVFIVRQLTIVWVIWDFEKEVVEGKLSPKLLQPLDPVWHHVAGHISERFARLTFAFLLVGLFFILYPQAFWIPSLDRFLLFILAVVLAFALRFLIQYTFAMFAFWTERASALENFWLLFYLFLSGLIAPLEVFPEAVRKIVMFTPFPYLIDFPASLLIGLPVDIGRGFWSMVGWILVFLGANRWLWRMGLKRYSGMGA; this comes from the coding sequence ATGAAACAGATAATCAGAAAAGCCCTAACTTTGCTGTTAGTATACTACGCCTATATGGTTGAGTATCGGGCAGAACTAATCTTATGGGTTTTAGCTGGGTCTTTACCAATTATCCTTATGGGTGTCTGGATACAGGCAGCACAAGGAGGACAGTTTGGGCTATCACCTGTGGATTTTGCTCGTTACTTCATTACAGTTTTTATTGTCAGACAACTAACCATTGTTTGGGTAATTTGGGACTTTGAAAAAGAGGTTGTAGAAGGCAAGCTTTCGCCCAAGTTACTACAACCGCTCGACCCAGTATGGCATCACGTTGCAGGGCATATTTCTGAAAGATTTGCTCGTTTAACCTTTGCTTTTTTATTAGTGGGATTATTTTTTATTCTCTATCCCCAAGCTTTTTGGATACCAAGTTTAGATAGATTTTTGCTCTTTATATTGGCAGTAGTGCTAGCTTTTGCTTTGCGATTTTTGATTCAGTACACCTTTGCTATGTTCGCCTTTTGGACAGAACGGGCTAGCGCTTTAGAAAATTTCTGGTTGTTATTTTATCTATTTTTATCTGGTTTGATAGCACCTTTGGAGGTCTTTCCAGAAGCAGTGCGAAAAATAGTTATGTTTACGCCTTTTCCCTATTTAATTGATTTTCCTGCGAGTCTTTTGATAGGGCTACCTGTGGATATAGGGCGGGGATTTTGGTCAATGGTGGGTTGGATATTAGTATTTTTGGGTGCGAATCGCTGGCTTTGGCGTATGGGTTTGAAGCGGTATTCTGGGATGGGAGCATGA
- a CDS encoding serine/threonine-protein kinase has translation MSFCINPVCPKPNHPNNHQNRFCQSCGSHLELLGRYRVKSLLSDKTGFSKVYEAYEQDIPKILKILQEDLSGDAKAVELFQQEVTVLGQFKHPGIPKEDSYFQYQTRNGLVLHCIAMEKIDGYNLEQWLKQHQNSPISQEQAIDWLRQLIEILNVVHSKHYLHRDIKPSNIMIRSSYEKSWGNLVLIDFGTASEITKTSQDQLNKGDKMTALMSSGYSAPEQMNGQAVPQSDFFALGRTFVFLLTGYHPLEMYDVQHNLLHWQNHAIHISPLLLNLIDWLTATDIEKRPVNAQEILLYLEEIETQLIKNNPTNINIRESPEIESSPVPINDNLLIPNKQPEKVPLIAFFAALLLVLGLLSIVALAMRNSDFSEVSNYKQYPEKKGNIDYFSYKEGRDSQGRIAEFNIAVLSPEFKWLLDSNFQIKYNDEIISLDLLKLNLEQEGIEKIMEAPNEIISVGTASCKSDTAVQERVALERSKQIQLLVKKIFTNTPNLKKYRLLNLGQFQRSNCQINQDLTAYQRSVVIIGVKKKSAGVILDEALRNRLEKKPFADFKLEDYSLGSAQKFKTIPSNL, from the coding sequence ATGAGCTTTTGTATCAATCCCGTTTGCCCCAAACCAAATCACCCGAATAATCATCAAAACCGTTTTTGTCAAAGTTGTGGTTCCCATCTGGAATTGCTAGGGCGTTATCGGGTGAAATCTCTGTTGAGTGACAAAACAGGTTTTAGTAAAGTTTATGAGGCATACGAACAAGATATCCCCAAGATTCTCAAGATACTCCAAGAGGATTTATCAGGCGATGCCAAAGCAGTAGAACTATTTCAGCAAGAAGTAACCGTGTTGGGACAATTCAAACATCCCGGCATTCCCAAAGAAGATAGTTACTTCCAGTATCAAACCCGAAATGGTTTAGTACTGCATTGCATCGCAATGGAAAAAATCGATGGCTACAACTTAGAACAGTGGCTAAAGCAGCACCAAAATAGCCCCATATCCCAAGAACAAGCCATAGACTGGTTAAGACAGTTAATAGAAATTTTGAATGTAGTACATAGCAAACACTATCTACATCGAGATATTAAGCCATCTAACATCATGATTAGATCCTCCTATGAGAAGAGTTGGGGAAATCTAGTACTGATTGATTTTGGCACCGCCAGTGAAATTACTAAAACCTCCCAAGACCAACTTAACAAAGGCGACAAGATGACAGCACTAATGTCATCTGGCTACAGCGCCCCAGAACAAATGAATGGTCAAGCAGTACCGCAATCAGATTTCTTTGCTTTGGGACGCACCTTTGTATTTTTGCTGACGGGATACCATCCTTTAGAGATGTATGATGTCCAGCACAATTTGTTGCACTGGCAAAATCATGCCATCCATATTTCACCTTTACTATTGAATTTAATTGATTGGCTAACTGCAACTGATATAGAAAAACGCCCTGTTAATGCCCAGGAAATTTTGCTTTACCTAGAAGAAATTGAAACCCAGCTAATAAAAAATAATCCTACAAATATTAATATACGAGAATCGCCTGAAATTGAAAGTTCACCTGTACCGATTAATGACAACTTATTAATTCCAAATAAGCAGCCAGAAAAAGTGCCATTAATAGCATTTTTTGCGGCACTACTATTAGTGTTAGGATTACTAAGTATAGTAGCTTTGGCGATGCGAAACTCAGATTTTTCTGAAGTCTCAAATTATAAACAATATCCCGAAAAAAAGGGTAACATAGACTATTTTTCTTACAAGGAAGGTAGAGATAGTCAGGGGAGAATAGCTGAGTTTAATATAGCAGTTTTATCACCAGAATTTAAATGGCTTTTAGATAGTAACTTTCAAATAAAATATAATGATGAAATTATTAGTCTTGACCTTTTAAAATTGAATCTAGAGCAAGAAGGTATAGAGAAAATAATGGAAGCTCCTAATGAAATCATTTCTGTAGGCACAGCTTCTTGCAAAAGTGATACAGCAGTTCAAGAACGTGTAGCTTTAGAACGTTCCAAGCAAATACAACTTTTAGTGAAAAAAATATTTACTAATACACCAAATTTAAAAAAATATCGCTTATTGAATTTGGGTCAATTTCAGCGAAGTAATTGTCAAATAAATCAAGATTTAACTGCATATCAGAGAAGTGTTGTAATCATCGGCGTCAAAAAAAAATCAGCAGGTGTGATTCTTGACGAGGCGCTAAGAAATAGGTTAGAGAAGAAGCCTTTTGCTGATTTTAAATTAGAAGATTATTCTTTGGGTTCGGCACAGAAGTTTAAGACAATACCGAGCAATTTATAA
- a CDS encoding ATP-binding cassette domain-containing protein — protein sequence MSIIIAENLSKSYPVAVKNPGIKGTITHLFRRTYRSIKAVQDVSFEIAPGEIVGFLGPNGAGKTTTLKMLTGLIHPSGGTVRVAGQIPFQRKEAFLQKITLVMGQKQQLIWDLPALDSFKINAAVYNISDKEFQRRVGELTEMLSLEGKLTQPVRKLSLGERMKAELLAALLHHPHVLFLDEPTLGLDVNAQAAVREFLREYNQRYQATVLLTSHYMADITALCQRVLLIHQGRLMYDGSLDGLLERFAPYREVYIELAQPLPIEKLMTYGDVKLLEGRAVRFMVSREALTRTVSQILADLEVIDLTVTEPPVEEVIGRVFQAGVVE from the coding sequence ATGTCAATCATCATTGCAGAAAATCTGAGTAAATCTTATCCAGTAGCAGTTAAAAATCCCGGAATTAAAGGTACGATTACACACTTGTTTCGCCGTACCTACCGCTCAATCAAAGCAGTTCAGGATGTTTCTTTTGAAATTGCCCCTGGTGAAATAGTGGGATTTTTAGGCCCAAATGGTGCCGGTAAAACCACCACACTAAAAATGCTTACAGGGCTGATTCATCCCTCTGGCGGTACAGTCAGAGTCGCTGGACAAATTCCGTTTCAGCGTAAAGAAGCATTTTTGCAAAAAATTACCTTGGTAATGGGGCAAAAACAGCAGCTAATTTGGGACTTACCAGCACTCGATTCTTTTAAAATTAATGCCGCTGTATACAACATCTCTGATAAAGAATTCCAGCGGCGGGTGGGAGAATTAACAGAGATGCTTTCCTTAGAAGGCAAACTTACCCAACCAGTACGGAAGCTGTCTTTAGGTGAGCGGATGAAGGCAGAATTGTTGGCAGCACTGTTGCATCATCCCCACGTATTATTCCTAGATGAACCGACGCTAGGATTAGATGTAAATGCTCAGGCAGCAGTACGCGAGTTCTTGCGCGAATACAATCAGCGTTATCAGGCGACAGTGCTATTAACAAGTCACTACATGGCTGACATCACAGCTTTGTGTCAACGGGTGCTATTGATTCACCAAGGAAGGCTGATGTACGACGGTAGCTTAGATGGACTGCTGGAACGTTTTGCTCCTTACCGAGAAGTCTATATAGAGTTAGCCCAACCTCTACCAATAGAAAAACTTATGACTTATGGTGATGTGAAACTTTTAGAAGGGCGAGCAGTGCGTTTTATGGTATCGCGAGAGGCACTCACCCGCACAGTATCTCAGATTTTAGCGGATTTGGAGGTAATTGATTTAACTGTCACCGAACCGCCTGTAGAAGAAGTAATTGGACGAGTTTTTCAGGCAGGTGTTGTGGAGTAG